A region of the Mycoplasma capricolum subsp. capricolum ATCC 27343 genome:
TGAATCAATTGATTCAGTAAGAGGAAAAGAAATCTATGTCATTCAGTCAACATCAATGCCAGTTAATGAAAATTTAATGGAATTATTAATTGCTATTGATGCTTTTAAAAGAGGTAGTGCAGAAAAAATTAATGTAGTTATTCCTTATTATGGGTATGCAAGACAAGATAGAAAATCAAAAGGTAGACAGCCAATTACAGCTAAATTAGTAGCAGATTTACTAACAAAAGCAGGAGCTGATCGTGTAATTGTTTTTGATATTCACTCAACTCAAACAATGGGATTTTTTGATGTACCAATGGATAATTTCCACACTTCACAAAGTTTAGCAAATGAAATAGTTGATACTATTATTAGAGAAAAGTTTGATCCTGAAAAATGTATTTTAGTATCACCAGATTATGGAGGATTAAATAGAGTTCATAAAGTGGATTCATACACAACTAATATGACTAATGGCATTGCTGTTATTGGAAAAAGAAGACCTGAACCTAACAAAGCTGAAGTTGAATTTGTTTTAGGAGATATTGACGGAAAGACTTGTTTTATAATAGATGACATGATTGATACTGGTGGAACTATTATTAGTGGGGCTAAAGCATTAAAAGCAAATGGAGCAAAAGATGTTTATATTTTTGCTTGTCATGGTTTATTTAATGGTCCTGCTAAAGAGAGAATGACTCAAGCTATTAAAGAT
Encoded here:
- a CDS encoding ribose-phosphate diphosphokinase, which gives rise to MDNKDIYVFGLSASQQLAKEVCHFLGVEQKVVKTTRFADGEILVESIDSVRGKEIYVIQSTSMPVNENLMELLIAIDAFKRGSAEKINVVIPYYGYARQDRKSKGRQPITAKLVADLLTKAGADRVIVFDIHSTQTMGFFDVPMDNFHTSQSLANEIVDTIIREKFDPEKCILVSPDYGGLNRVHKVDSYTTNMTNGIAVIGKRRPEPNKAEVEFVLGDIDGKTCFIIDDMIDTGGTIISGAKALKANGAKDVYIFACHGLFNGPAKERMTQAIKDGIVKNVVVTNTVEIPQERHFEGLKIVSVAPLLANMIKESQEHHSLTEVYNKNKDEIQLKIQDFMNNKN